From a single Leclercia sp. AS011 genomic region:
- the ltaE gene encoding low-specificity L-threonine aldolase, whose product MIDLRSDTVTRPSRAMLEQMLAAPVGDDVYGDDPTVNELQRYAAGLSGHEAALFLPTGTQANLVALLSHCERGEEYIVGQGAHNYLYEAGGAAVLGSIQPQPIDAAPDGSLPLDKVAAKIKADDIHFARTKLLSLENTHNGKVLPREYLKAAWEFTRERKLGLHVDGARIFNAVVEYGCELKEITQYCDSFTICLSKGLGTPVGSLLVGNTDYIRRANRWRKMTGGGMRQAGILAAAGLYALKNNVARLKDDHDNAAWMATQLREIGADVMRHDTNMLFIRVGEDNAAALGEFMKARGVLINASPVVRLVMHLDVNREQLAEVVAHWQAFLQR is encoded by the coding sequence ATGATTGATTTACGCAGCGACACCGTTACCCGTCCGAGCCGGGCCATGCTGGAACAGATGCTGGCCGCGCCGGTCGGGGACGACGTCTACGGCGACGACCCCACCGTTAACGAACTCCAGCGCTATGCTGCCGGGCTGAGCGGCCACGAGGCCGCTCTGTTCCTGCCGACCGGCACCCAGGCCAACCTGGTGGCGCTGCTCAGCCACTGCGAACGTGGCGAAGAGTATATCGTCGGTCAGGGGGCGCATAACTACCTGTACGAAGCCGGTGGCGCAGCGGTGCTCGGCAGCATTCAGCCGCAGCCGATCGATGCCGCGCCTGACGGCTCCCTGCCGCTGGACAAAGTGGCTGCCAAAATTAAAGCCGACGACATCCACTTCGCCCGCACCAAACTGCTCAGCCTCGAGAACACCCATAACGGCAAAGTGCTGCCGCGCGAGTACCTGAAAGCAGCGTGGGAATTTACCCGCGAGCGCAAGCTGGGGCTGCACGTCGATGGCGCACGTATCTTTAACGCCGTGGTGGAGTATGGCTGCGAGCTGAAAGAAATAACGCAATATTGCGACTCGTTCACCATTTGTCTCTCCAAAGGGCTGGGCACGCCGGTGGGCTCCCTGCTGGTGGGCAACACCGACTACATCCGGCGCGCCAACCGCTGGCGTAAAATGACCGGCGGCGGCATGCGCCAGGCCGGGATCCTCGCCGCAGCCGGTCTGTACGCCCTGAAAAATAACGTTGCCCGTCTGAAGGACGATCACGACAACGCCGCGTGGATGGCAACGCAGCTGCGCGAGATCGGCGCAGATGTGATGCGTCACGACACTAACATGCTGTTCATCCGCGTCGGGGAAGACAACGCCGCGGCGCTGGGTGAATTCATGAAGGCGCGCGGCGTGCTGATCAACGCCTCGCCAGTGGTGCGTCTGGTAATGCATCTCGACGTCAACCGCGAGCAGCTCGCCGAAGTGGTTGCCCACTGGCAGGCTTTTTTGCAGCGCTAA
- a CDS encoding NAD-dependent epimerase/dehydratase family protein: MKVLVTGATSGLGRNAVEFLRNKGISVRATGRNEAMGKLLQKMGAEFVHADLTELVSSQAKVMLAGIDTLWHCSSFTSPWGTQEAFDLANVRATRRLGEWAVAWGVRNFVHLSSPSLYFDYHHHRDIQEDFRPARYACEFARSKAASEQVIDLLAQSNPHTRFTILRPQSLFGPHDKVFIPRLAQMMHHYGSVLLPRGGDALVDMTYFDNAIHAMWLASQSECDSLPSGRAYNITNGEPRSLRSIVQKLIDELNIQCRIRSVPYPMLDIIARSMERLGNKSAKEPALTHYGVSKLNFDFTLDTQRAESELGYKPLVTLDEGIERTAAWLRDHGKLHR; this comes from the coding sequence ATGAAGGTACTGGTTACCGGCGCCACCAGCGGCTTAGGCCGCAATGCGGTGGAGTTTTTGCGCAATAAAGGCATCAGCGTTCGGGCCACCGGTCGCAATGAAGCGATGGGTAAATTGCTGCAAAAAATGGGCGCAGAGTTTGTCCATGCCGATCTGACGGAACTGGTCTCTTCCCAGGCAAAAGTGATGCTGGCCGGGATCGATACGCTGTGGCACTGCTCCAGCTTTACCTCTCCCTGGGGCACCCAGGAAGCCTTCGACCTGGCGAACGTCCGCGCCACCCGCCGTCTGGGCGAGTGGGCCGTGGCCTGGGGGGTGCGCAACTTTGTGCATCTCTCCTCCCCGTCGCTCTATTTCGACTATCACCACCACCGGGACATCCAGGAAGACTTCCGTCCGGCGCGCTACGCCTGCGAATTTGCCCGCAGCAAGGCTGCCAGCGAACAGGTAATCGATCTGCTGGCCCAGTCTAACCCGCATACCCGCTTTACCATCCTGCGCCCGCAGAGTCTGTTTGGCCCGCACGACAAAGTGTTTATTCCGCGCCTGGCGCAGATGATGCACCACTACGGCAGCGTGCTGCTGCCGCGCGGCGGGGATGCGCTGGTGGACATGACCTATTTCGACAACGCCATTCACGCCATGTGGCTGGCGAGCCAGAGCGAATGCGACAGCCTGCCGTCCGGGCGGGCGTACAACATCACCAACGGCGAACCGCGCTCCCTGCGTAGCATTGTGCAGAAGCTGATTGACGAGCTGAACATCCAGTGCCGGATCCGCTCGGTGCCCTACCCGATGCTGGATATCATCGCCCGCAGCATGGAGCGGCTGGGGAACAAGTCGGCAAAAGAGCCCGCCCTGACCCACTACGGGGTGTCGAAACTGAACTTTGATTTTACCCTCGATACGCAACGCGCCGAGAGTGAGCTGGGCTATAAACCGCTGGTGACGCTGGATGAAGGCATTGAGCGCACCGCTGCCTGGCTGCGGGATCACGGTAAGTTACACCGCTGA
- the iagB gene encoding type III secretion system invasion protein IagB has product MKRLLVLLVLLSHGALANCWDSAGQRYHVDPFLLYAIANVESGMNPSAVGWNHDGTRDVGLMQINSIHFAALRRAGIDESRLITEPCTSIRVGAAILSGMIRVYGYRWEAVGAYNAGLKKENYPQRMLYARKVWQKYQQLKSGRRG; this is encoded by the coding sequence ATGAAACGCTTACTTGTTCTGCTGGTGCTGCTCAGCCACGGCGCGCTGGCTAACTGCTGGGACAGCGCCGGGCAGCGCTATCACGTCGATCCCTTTCTGCTGTATGCCATTGCCAACGTCGAGTCGGGGATGAACCCCTCTGCGGTGGGCTGGAATCATGACGGCACCCGGGATGTCGGGCTGATGCAAATTAACAGCATTCACTTCGCCGCGCTGAGGCGCGCCGGGATCGACGAGTCTCGCCTGATAACCGAGCCCTGCACCTCGATCCGGGTCGGGGCCGCGATTTTGTCGGGGATGATCCGGGTCTACGGCTACCGCTGGGAGGCGGTGGGAGCCTATAACGCCGGATTAAAAAAAGAGAACTACCCCCAGCGGATGCTGTACGCCCGTAAGGTGTGGCAGAAGTACCAGCAGCTTAAATCCGGCCGCAGGGGATAA
- a CDS encoding glycosyl hydrolase family 18 protein, with the protein MKIMQPKYLALFVAAAVSPVFAAVPGKPTLSSGNDKFSIVEVDQSAQVYNSLIKVKDGADVTVEWNVYSGDVPTTAKVLLDGQEVWSGAGSASGKATFKVKKGGRYQEQVQLCNDSGCSTSDSKLIIVADTDGSHLLPLNAPLQENNKSFAQHSDKVVAAYYPEWGVYDRKFPVDKIPAANVNHIIYGFIPICGDNINASAGNALEALKKACQGRPDYTVAIHDPWAALQMPQSGVSNWDDAYKGTYGQMMALKKAHPGLKILPSIGGWTLSDPFFQMHDSAIRARFVSSVKEFLQTWKFYDGVDIDWEFPGGGGENPALGNPQVDKETYTLLMRDLRAMLNELSAQTGRTYELTSAIGAGTSKIANVDYNAAQKYMDYIFLMSYDFYGSWSMTDLGHQTGLHAPTWKPDSVTTEGSVNAMLAQGVQPGKIVVGAAMYGRGWTGVHGYTGDNPFTGTATGAIPGSWEAGIVDYRDIVNKYKGKAGWEYKYDATAEAPYLFNKASGTLITYDDARSVEAKGKFVLNKNLGGLFAWSLESDNGDILNAMNESLLSGSSSDVPPATNHAPVASASDLTVTGPANVTLDGSASSDQDGDTLTYKWTQISGPSVTLSNSNSAQASFSVAAVANDQTLVFRLTVTDSKGLSSTADVQVVNKAPKANQAPVINAIAPVSVEAGQPLTLHAQAADPDGDALSYAWSVPGDMNATGTDTANLSITAPQVSSNTDYTLSVVVSDGKTAVQANVQVTVTPKAQEPADEVTPPADEASSCDSSPVDASASSYPAWSSSKVYTSGNTVSFDNLVWKAKYWTQGNQPGFGVDAWELMSTVKMGWMPTMVYNGGDTTTFEGNEYRAKWWTKGDKPGQNDVWVKVGAAPDCK; encoded by the coding sequence ATGAAAATCATGCAGCCTAAATATCTGGCTTTATTTGTCGCTGCGGCGGTGAGCCCGGTATTTGCCGCGGTGCCGGGAAAGCCGACCCTGAGCAGTGGAAATGATAAATTTTCCATTGTCGAGGTGGATCAGTCAGCGCAGGTTTATAACTCGCTGATTAAGGTTAAGGACGGTGCCGACGTGACCGTGGAGTGGAACGTCTACAGCGGTGATGTGCCGACGACGGCCAAAGTGCTCCTGGACGGTCAGGAAGTCTGGAGCGGGGCAGGCAGCGCCTCCGGCAAAGCCACCTTCAAGGTGAAAAAAGGCGGTCGCTATCAGGAGCAGGTCCAGCTCTGTAACGACAGCGGATGCAGCACCAGCGACAGCAAGCTGATCATCGTCGCCGATACCGACGGGAGCCATCTGCTGCCGTTGAATGCTCCGCTGCAGGAGAACAATAAATCCTTCGCCCAGCACTCCGATAAAGTGGTGGCGGCCTACTACCCGGAATGGGGCGTCTACGACCGCAAATTCCCGGTGGATAAAATTCCTGCCGCCAACGTAAACCACATTATCTATGGCTTCATTCCCATTTGCGGCGACAACATCAACGCCAGCGCCGGTAACGCGCTGGAAGCGCTGAAGAAAGCCTGTCAGGGCCGTCCGGATTACACCGTGGCGATCCACGATCCCTGGGCCGCGCTGCAGATGCCGCAGTCCGGCGTGTCCAACTGGGACGACGCCTATAAAGGCACCTACGGTCAGATGATGGCGCTGAAAAAAGCGCATCCGGGCCTGAAAATTCTGCCATCCATTGGCGGCTGGACCCTCTCCGATCCCTTCTTCCAGATGCACGACAGCGCCATCCGCGCCCGCTTCGTCTCCTCGGTAAAAGAGTTCCTGCAAACCTGGAAATTCTATGACGGCGTGGACATCGACTGGGAGTTCCCGGGCGGCGGCGGTGAGAACCCGGCGCTGGGTAACCCGCAGGTGGATAAAGAGACCTACACCCTTCTGATGCGCGATCTGCGCGCGATGCTCAACGAGCTCTCCGCCCAGACCGGCCGCACCTATGAACTGACCTCCGCCATTGGCGCGGGCACCAGCAAAATCGCCAACGTGGACTACAACGCGGCGCAGAAGTACATGGATTACATCTTCCTGATGAGCTATGACTTCTACGGCTCCTGGAGCATGACCGACCTCGGCCACCAGACCGGGCTGCACGCTCCAACCTGGAAACCGGACAGTGTGACCACCGAAGGCAGCGTTAACGCCATGCTGGCCCAGGGTGTCCAGCCGGGCAAAATCGTGGTTGGCGCGGCGATGTACGGTCGCGGCTGGACCGGGGTTCACGGCTACACCGGCGACAACCCGTTCACCGGCACCGCCACCGGCGCGATCCCGGGCTCCTGGGAAGCGGGTATCGTCGACTACCGCGACATCGTCAACAAATACAAAGGCAAAGCGGGCTGGGAATATAAATATGACGCTACCGCGGAAGCGCCATACCTGTTCAACAAGGCCAGCGGAACCCTGATCACCTATGACGATGCCCGTTCCGTCGAGGCGAAAGGCAAGTTTGTGCTCAACAAGAACCTGGGCGGCCTGTTTGCCTGGTCCCTGGAGTCCGATAACGGCGACATCCTCAATGCGATGAACGAAAGCCTGCTGAGCGGCTCCTCCTCTGACGTACCGCCGGCAACCAACCACGCGCCGGTAGCCTCCGCCAGCGACCTGACGGTCACCGGCCCGGCGAATGTGACCCTGGATGGTTCTGCCTCCAGCGACCAGGACGGCGATACCCTGACCTACAAATGGACCCAGATCTCCGGCCCTTCTGTCACCCTGTCCAACAGCAACAGCGCGCAGGCCAGCTTCAGCGTGGCGGCGGTGGCGAATGACCAGACGTTGGTGTTCCGCCTCACCGTGACCGACAGCAAAGGGCTGAGCAGCACCGCTGACGTGCAGGTCGTCAACAAAGCGCCGAAAGCTAACCAGGCCCCGGTGATCAACGCTATCGCCCCGGTCTCGGTTGAAGCGGGTCAGCCGCTGACCCTGCATGCCCAGGCGGCAGATCCGGACGGTGACGCCCTGAGCTACGCCTGGAGCGTACCGGGTGACATGAACGCCACCGGCACCGACACCGCCAACCTGAGCATTACCGCCCCGCAGGTGAGCAGCAACACCGATTACACCCTGAGCGTGGTGGTGAGCGACGGTAAAACCGCGGTGCAGGCCAATGTCCAGGTCACCGTGACGCCGAAAGCGCAGGAGCCTGCCGACGAGGTGACACCGCCTGCGGATGAGGCCTCCAGCTGCGACAGCAGCCCGGTTGATGCCAGCGCCAGCAGCTATCCGGCGTGGAGCAGCAGCAAGGTCTACACCAGCGGCAACACCGTCAGCTTCGACAACCTGGTCTGGAAAGCGAAGTACTGGACTCAGGGCAACCAGCCGGGCTTCGGCGTGGACGCCTGGGAGCTGATGAGCACCGTGAAAATGGGCTGGATGCCGACCATGGTCTACAACGGCGGCGACACCACCACCTTCGAAGGGAACGAGTACCGCGCGAAATGGTGGACCAAAGGTGATAAACCGGGCCAGAACGACGTCTGGGTGAAAGTGGGCGCGGCACCAGACTGTAAATAA
- a CDS encoding prepilin peptidase: MMSPGICAASGVLGAILGSFLGVVVERLPGWMREEAGAGNLLYPPSHCPACQHRLRWWENIPLVSWLMLGGRCRCCRVRIPLRVLMAELLSGLFFALSACLIPGLPVLLALWLLWCGLLPLAMIDLRERLLPDCLTQPLLWAGLLLNLHVHLLPLSDALYGAVAGYLALWLVYQGHRLTTGREGLGYGDFKLLAALGAWCGWQALPSILLLAALGGILGWVLCFRHQEDDTLIPFGPFLALAGLTIFILQHAFFTF, from the coding sequence ATGATGAGCCCGGGGATCTGCGCCGCCAGCGGCGTGCTGGGGGCGATCCTCGGCAGCTTTCTCGGGGTGGTGGTGGAACGTCTCCCGGGATGGATGCGGGAAGAGGCGGGGGCCGGGAATCTGCTCTATCCTCCCTCGCACTGCCCGGCGTGTCAGCACCGGCTGCGCTGGTGGGAAAATATCCCGCTGGTGAGCTGGCTGATGCTGGGCGGACGCTGCCGCTGCTGCCGCGTCCGGATCCCCCTGCGGGTGCTGATGGCCGAGCTGCTGAGCGGGCTGTTTTTTGCCCTCAGCGCCTGTCTGATACCCGGTTTGCCGGTGCTGCTGGCCCTGTGGCTGCTGTGGTGCGGCCTGCTGCCGCTGGCGATGATCGACCTGCGGGAGCGGCTGCTGCCGGACTGTCTGACCCAGCCGCTGCTGTGGGCCGGGCTGCTGTTGAATCTGCATGTTCACCTGCTGCCGCTCAGCGATGCGCTGTATGGCGCGGTGGCGGGCTATCTGGCGCTGTGGCTGGTCTACCAGGGACACCGGCTGACTACCGGGCGGGAGGGGCTGGGCTACGGCGACTTTAAGCTGCTGGCGGCGCTGGGTGCCTGGTGCGGCTGGCAGGCCTTACCCTCGATCCTGCTGCTGGCGGCGCTGGGGGGGATCCTCGGCTGGGTGCTCTGCTTTCGTCATCAGGAAGATGATACCCTTATTCCTTTCGGTCCGTTTCTGGCATTAGCCGGGCTGACGATATTTATTTTGCAGCACGCGTTTTTCACCTTTTAA
- a CDS encoding type II secretion system protein M, with the protein MKTKIAQLKTRYQQYSLRERNLIKVGAAALCCAAVYYGGMVPLDTMIGRSQSTLNRQQETLRWMRDEIAKNHLQVQQLKTNNPRSAVENSAHEINLTLSDVRQDGQSLTFAINRVNVYVLKNWLREMNLATGVRLEKMTLTPVDHLSDVKADLQLSWKKSA; encoded by the coding sequence ATGAAAACAAAAATAGCGCAGTTAAAAACCCGCTATCAGCAGTACAGCCTTCGCGAGCGCAACCTGATCAAGGTGGGCGCGGCGGCGCTCTGCTGTGCCGCGGTCTACTACGGCGGCATGGTGCCGCTGGACACCATGATTGGCCGCAGCCAGTCGACGCTCAACCGCCAACAGGAGACGTTGCGCTGGATGCGCGACGAAATTGCCAAAAATCATCTACAGGTTCAGCAGTTGAAAACCAACAATCCGCGCAGCGCGGTGGAAAACAGCGCCCATGAGATCAACCTGACGCTCAGCGACGTGCGTCAGGACGGACAATCCCTGACCTTCGCCATTAACCGGGTCAACGTCTATGTGCTGAAAAACTGGCTGCGGGAGATGAATCTCGCCACCGGGGTGCGGCTGGAGAAGATGACCCTGACGCCGGTGGATCACCTCAGCGATGTGAAAGCGGATCTCCAGCTGAGCTGGAAAAAAAGCGCATGA
- the gspL gene encoding type II secretion system protein GspL translates to MKQVIFVRPDSDEDAKVWWCESGSQQVMALNGHQALRELATHPLASRVCLLLPASEMIFRHFTLAKKRQLAHNIPFSWMAEETLIGDVDTLHWTVLGKAGREVDAVAIDAPRMHQWLARCHDAGLKVVQVLPDSWLLPGEANSNTLVPLEAQVWLRVGQASACTVEPAMLPLLLGKSPGEILCYGEAPAGVTCSETLPWQHPLVLIQPRWKHCRVNLLHGEFDLREAASGAAKKRRMATAVMALLCVGLLIGPRAATAWMLVQEENQLQQAIVQLYQHHFPSLRQQSNIKYHFGQNIKKQKKGIFQQLDALEQIKRRVPGMEIEGIEYDSAQNNLTLSVQAQNPQQLQDFVQQASEKFAFALEPVSTAAPYTALVTGKYK, encoded by the coding sequence ATGAAACAGGTAATTTTTGTGCGTCCCGACAGTGACGAGGACGCAAAAGTATGGTGGTGCGAATCGGGCAGTCAGCAGGTGATGGCGTTGAATGGACATCAGGCCCTCCGCGAGCTGGCGACTCATCCTCTGGCGTCGCGGGTCTGTCTGCTGTTACCGGCGAGCGAGATGATCTTCCGCCACTTCACGCTGGCGAAAAAGAGGCAGTTGGCACACAACATCCCCTTCTCCTGGATGGCGGAGGAGACGCTGATCGGCGATGTGGACACCCTCCACTGGACGGTGCTGGGCAAAGCCGGGCGCGAGGTGGATGCGGTGGCGATTGACGCTCCGCGCATGCATCAGTGGCTGGCGCGCTGCCACGACGCCGGGCTAAAGGTGGTGCAGGTGCTGCCGGATAGCTGGCTGCTGCCGGGCGAGGCCAACAGCAACACCCTGGTGCCGCTGGAGGCGCAGGTCTGGCTGCGCGTTGGACAGGCCAGCGCCTGTACGGTGGAGCCGGCCATGCTGCCGCTGCTGCTGGGGAAAAGCCCCGGGGAGATCCTCTGCTACGGGGAGGCTCCGGCCGGGGTGACATGCAGCGAAACCCTGCCGTGGCAGCATCCGCTGGTGCTGATCCAGCCGCGCTGGAAACACTGCCGGGTGAACCTCCTGCACGGCGAGTTCGACCTGCGGGAGGCCGCAAGCGGCGCGGCGAAAAAGCGCCGCATGGCGACCGCTGTGATGGCGCTGCTCTGCGTCGGGCTGCTGATCGGACCGCGGGCCGCCACCGCCTGGATGTTGGTTCAGGAGGAGAACCAGCTTCAGCAGGCAATCGTGCAGCTCTATCAGCACCATTTCCCCAGCCTGCGCCAGCAGAGCAACATCAAATACCATTTTGGTCAGAATATTAAAAAGCAGAAGAAAGGGATATTTCAGCAGCTGGATGCGCTGGAGCAAATTAAACGCCGCGTGCCGGGGATGGAAATAGAGGGTATCGAATACGACAGCGCGCAAAATAACCTGACGCTCAGCGTGCAAGCGCAAAACCCGCAGCAGCTACAGGACTTTGTGCAGCAGGCGAGCGAGAAGTTTGCCTTTGCCCTGGAGCCTGTTTCCACGGCGGCACCTTATACCGCGCTTGTGACGGGGAAATATAAATGA
- the gspK gene encoding type II secretion system minor pseudopilin GspK has translation MSRVRKQQGVALLVVLILLVMMSALAARISQQFCRNVQKTHYQVSQQQLRWAMQRQEEAIKQRLLTALSGENSVLTLQGEWHEPLETQGEDYTVVSQVEDAQDCFNVNNLLAVPAPSGKDKTPAPAVNEKPRQEQIVEQLLSDSGVGALTAEEIYRQLVDYLDEDTTTANAGQEDDAWTGLQPARLPANRMMLSLSEIKLLPAFPAAAWPKVSALFCALPTTASRVDVNTLTPQQASLLAALFPGKLTEEEAKRVIEARPEAGWESVKAFSELLARDAPQLQDELKQAADLLDVNSRFFRVNYTGNTDELTLRVVSQLRAEREAGEVRTWQRRYRMIE, from the coding sequence ATGAGCCGGGTGCGTAAACAGCAGGGGGTTGCCCTGCTGGTGGTGCTGATCCTGCTGGTGATGATGTCAGCCCTGGCGGCCCGAATCAGCCAGCAGTTCTGCCGCAACGTGCAGAAAACCCACTACCAGGTCAGCCAGCAGCAGCTGCGCTGGGCGATGCAGCGCCAGGAGGAGGCGATCAAACAGCGTCTCCTCACCGCCCTCAGCGGCGAGAACAGCGTCCTCACCCTGCAAGGCGAGTGGCATGAGCCGCTGGAAACCCAGGGCGAGGACTACACGGTGGTCAGCCAGGTGGAGGACGCCCAGGACTGCTTTAACGTTAATAATCTGCTGGCGGTGCCTGCCCCCAGCGGCAAGGACAAGACGCCCGCGCCAGCGGTGAACGAAAAGCCGCGCCAGGAGCAGATCGTCGAGCAACTGCTCAGCGACAGCGGGGTCGGCGCCCTCACCGCAGAAGAGATTTACCGCCAGCTGGTGGATTACCTCGATGAGGACACCACCACCGCCAACGCCGGGCAGGAGGATGACGCCTGGACCGGGCTCCAGCCCGCGCGCCTGCCGGCGAACCGGATGATGCTCAGCCTGAGCGAAATCAAGCTGCTGCCCGCCTTTCCGGCGGCGGCGTGGCCGAAGGTGAGCGCGCTGTTCTGCGCCCTGCCGACCACCGCCAGCCGGGTGGACGTCAACACCCTGACGCCGCAGCAGGCGAGCCTGCTGGCGGCGCTGTTCCCCGGCAAGCTGACCGAAGAGGAGGCGAAGCGGGTGATCGAAGCCCGTCCGGAGGCGGGCTGGGAGAGCGTTAAGGCGTTCAGCGAGCTGCTGGCGCGTGACGCTCCGCAGCTGCAGGACGAGCTGAAACAGGCCGCCGATCTGCTCGACGTCAACAGCCGCTTTTTCCGCGTTAACTACACCGGCAACACCGATGAGTTAACCCTGCGCGTGGTCAGCCAGCTGCGGGCAGAGCGCGAGGCGGGCGAGGTCAGAACCTGGCAGCGCCGTTACCGAATGATTGAATAA
- the gspJ gene encoding type II secretion system minor pseudopilin GspJ, which translates to MKQTRRQQGFTLLEIMIALTIFAVIGTLAWQILDGAMRTSAATDVSAAKLNQLQRAWNLLERDFFQLQGRAPRNGTGAFRLENNALEITTLNGVSGQTQLEHVRWRLEDGRLWRDVWPTFDAPANSKPDEVPIVNEVKAVQWRFWQGGWQNAWQDSDAQPDGVELTLTMASGDRWRWVFTTPGELPVDAAKPAEPTPPAPEAQP; encoded by the coding sequence GTGAAACAGACGCGGCGTCAGCAGGGGTTCACCCTGCTGGAGATCATGATTGCGCTGACCATCTTCGCGGTGATCGGCACCCTGGCCTGGCAAATTCTCGATGGGGCGATGCGCACCAGCGCCGCCACCGATGTCAGCGCGGCGAAGCTCAACCAGCTTCAGCGTGCCTGGAACCTGCTGGAGCGGGATTTTTTTCAACTGCAGGGGCGCGCGCCTCGTAACGGCACCGGGGCGTTTCGCCTGGAAAATAACGCCCTGGAGATAACCACCCTCAACGGCGTCAGCGGCCAGACCCAGCTGGAGCACGTGCGCTGGCGGCTGGAGGATGGCCGCCTGTGGCGCGACGTCTGGCCGACCTTCGACGCCCCGGCCAACAGCAAACCGGACGAGGTGCCCATCGTCAACGAGGTGAAAGCCGTGCAGTGGCGCTTCTGGCAGGGGGGCTGGCAAAACGCGTGGCAAGACAGCGATGCCCAGCCGGACGGCGTGGAGCTGACGCTCACCATGGCGAGCGGCGACCGCTGGCGCTGGGTCTTTACCACTCCGGGCGAGCTGCCGGTGGACGCGGCAAAACCGGCGGAGCCGACACCGCCCGCCCCGGAGGCGCAGCCATGA
- the gspI gene encoding type II secretion system minor pseudopilin GspI — translation MANRPQQGMTLLEVMVALAIFSTAALALMNSVSLNVRFTYGLADTLQASWVAENQLAEAQLMQSDFPDSEEEGTETQGGRRWIWRKQRVKTAQHGLVDEIRVWAEGDDGQPVMTLEIVPPGENK, via the coding sequence ATGGCTAACAGACCGCAGCAGGGCATGACGCTGCTGGAGGTGATGGTCGCCCTGGCAATCTTCTCCACCGCCGCGCTGGCGCTGATGAACTCGGTGTCGCTCAACGTCCGCTTCACCTACGGGCTGGCGGATACCTTACAGGCCAGTTGGGTGGCGGAAAACCAGCTCGCGGAAGCGCAGCTGATGCAGAGCGACTTCCCCGATAGCGAGGAGGAGGGCACTGAAACCCAGGGCGGACGCCGCTGGATCTGGCGCAAGCAGCGGGTGAAAACCGCTCAGCACGGTCTGGTGGACGAGATCCGCGTCTGGGCCGAAGGCGACGACGGCCAGCCGGTGATGACGCTGGAGATCGTCCCGCCAGGAGAGAACAAGTGA
- the gspH gene encoding type II secretion system minor pseudopilin GspH, whose amino-acid sequence MTKQRGFTLLEIILALVIFASCAMMVVSTIPSRSGADIFGQQLKALVEYGSDRAVMDGNIIGLTITPDRYQLVTFEDKNGQRGWVPLAAGRITTRGDFPEAMHVSLSPQRLAATPDADPQILFLPDGEISRFTLALQSDDKQHRFRVVSRGAAPVTVENDG is encoded by the coding sequence ATGACTAAGCAACGCGGCTTTACCCTGCTGGAAATTATTCTCGCGCTGGTGATATTTGCCAGCTGCGCAATGATGGTGGTCTCGACTATTCCATCGCGCAGCGGCGCGGATATATTTGGTCAGCAGTTAAAAGCCCTTGTGGAATATGGATCCGATCGCGCGGTGATGGACGGCAATATTATCGGCCTGACCATTACGCCCGATCGTTATCAGCTGGTCACCTTCGAAGATAAAAACGGTCAACGGGGCTGGGTGCCTTTAGCCGCCGGGCGAATTACCACCCGCGGCGATTTCCCGGAGGCGATGCACGTTTCCCTCTCACCCCAGCGGCTGGCGGCGACCCCGGATGCCGATCCGCAGATCCTCTTTTTGCCGGATGGCGAAATCAGCCGCTTCACCCTGGCGCTGCAAAGTGACGACAAACAACACCGCTTCCGCGTGGTCTCCCGGGGCGCGGCCCCGGTAACGGTAGAGAACGATGGCTAA
- the gspG gene encoding type II secretion system major pseudopilin GspG, with amino-acid sequence MAMKRKNLTRQAGFTLLELMVVIVILGVLASMVVPNLMGNKEKADSQKATSDIVALEGSLDMYKLDNHRYPTSEQGLQALVSKPEIAPIPNGYRADGYIRRLPQDPWGNDYLLVSPGEHGAIDVFSAGPDGEANTADDITNWSLAKK; translated from the coding sequence ATGGCGATGAAACGTAAAAACCTGACCCGTCAGGCGGGCTTCACTTTGCTCGAATTAATGGTGGTGATTGTTATTCTCGGGGTACTGGCCAGCATGGTGGTGCCGAATTTAATGGGCAATAAAGAGAAAGCCGATAGCCAGAAAGCCACCAGCGATATTGTCGCCCTCGAAGGCTCGCTGGATATGTATAAGCTCGATAACCACCGCTACCCGACCAGCGAACAGGGCCTGCAGGCGCTGGTCAGCAAACCGGAAATCGCGCCAATCCCGAACGGCTACCGCGCCGACGGCTATATCCGCCGCCTGCCGCAGGATCCGTGGGGCAACGACTATCTGCTGGTCAGCCCGGGGGAACACGGGGCGATTGATGTCTTCTCTGCCGGGCCGGACGGCGAAGCCAATACCGCCGACGATATTACTAACTGGTCGCTTGCGAAAAAATAA